In Bartonella bovis 91-4, the following proteins share a genomic window:
- a CDS encoding M16 family metallopeptidase — MGVDISRLSNGLTIATRTMQQIDSVALGIWVKVGSRNETFTQHGIAHLLEHMAFKGTENRTAFKIAADIEDVGGEINAHTSIETTAYFARVLKDDIPLAIDILSDIMICSKFDEEELEREKQVIVQEIGATYDVPDDIVFDHFTETAFRHQSLGRSILGTPKTIQSFTSTDLHNFMNKHYSANRMIVVAAGAVDHESFLREVENRLSTFRSHSTTSFTNLANYVGGDFREYRDLKDAQVVLGFEGRPYHARDFYAAQILSIILGGGMSSRLFQEVREKRGLCYSIYSFHWGFSDTGLFGIHAATGQEGLETLLPVILDELSKASKNIHESELQRARAQYRANFTISQENPASQAHLIARQMLLYDRPIPISEMIERLELITPKRLTELATRLFINSKPTLAAIGPVGRLINFDDLTSTLLSNITASSERK; from the coding sequence ATGGGTGTAGACATCAGCCGCCTCAGTAATGGTTTGACTATTGCCACGCGCACAATGCAACAAATTGACAGTGTCGCGCTTGGAATATGGGTTAAAGTCGGCTCACGTAACGAAACCTTTACACAACATGGCATCGCTCATCTCCTTGAACATATGGCTTTTAAAGGAACCGAAAACCGTACAGCCTTTAAAATTGCAGCTGATATTGAAGATGTTGGAGGGGAAATCAATGCCCATACCAGTATTGAAACAACTGCTTATTTTGCACGTGTACTTAAAGACGATATCCCACTTGCTATCGATATTCTGTCTGACATCATGATATGTTCAAAATTTGATGAAGAGGAATTAGAGCGAGAAAAGCAAGTAATTGTTCAGGAAATTGGTGCTACCTATGATGTTCCGGATGATATTGTTTTTGACCATTTTACTGAAACAGCCTTTCGCCATCAGTCCCTTGGTCGCTCTATTTTAGGAACACCAAAAACAATCCAATCATTTACATCTACTGACTTACATAATTTCATGAATAAACACTACAGTGCAAACCGCATGATTGTAGTGGCTGCAGGAGCTGTGGATCATGAAAGTTTTTTGCGTGAAGTTGAAAACCGTCTTAGTACTTTTCGTTCTCATTCAACAACCTCTTTTACCAATCTTGCCAATTATGTCGGTGGTGACTTTCGTGAATACCGTGATTTAAAGGATGCACAAGTTGTTCTTGGTTTTGAAGGGCGACCATATCATGCACGTGATTTCTATGCAGCTCAGATTCTTTCAATTATTCTAGGAGGAGGCATGTCATCGCGCTTATTCCAAGAAGTTAGAGAGAAGCGTGGATTATGCTACTCTATTTATTCTTTTCATTGGGGTTTTTCAGATACTGGGCTTTTTGGTATTCACGCTGCTACCGGACAAGAAGGGCTAGAAACACTTTTACCTGTTATTCTTGATGAACTTTCTAAAGCGAGCAAAAATATTCACGAAAGTGAACTTCAACGAGCACGGGCACAATACCGTGCCAACTTCACAATATCACAAGAGAATCCAGCCAGCCAAGCCCATCTTATTGCCCGCCAAATGCTTCTTTATGATCGACCAATTCCAATATCTGAAATGATTGAACGCTTAGAGCTTATTACCCCAAAACGACTCACTGAGCTTGCTACCCGCCTTTTTATTAACTCAAAACCAACATTAGCAGCTATTGGTCCTGTTGGCCGTCTTATAAACTTCGATGATCTAACATCAACTCTTTTGTCTAATATAACCGCTTCTTCTGAACGTAAATAA
- a CDS encoding HAD family hydrolase encodes MPQIDLVIFDCDGVLVDSEYLAAEIGAQLLTETGYEISPEELSERYAGLIFRDILQKVEQETKKPISARLIEQMSNLFRAQITTKLRAIDGIRKAIETIKLQYPYCICSNAMSADIKQMLITVNLYDLFENKIFSALEVGTQKPKPAPDIFLFAAQKLCVQPKNVIVIEDSIHGVHAAKAAGMRVIGFTGGSHSYLNHSNALTDSGAETVITKHAHLPKVLEAMAIWQDL; translated from the coding sequence ATGCCTCAAATAGACCTTGTTATTTTTGATTGTGATGGAGTTTTGGTAGATTCTGAATATCTAGCAGCAGAAATTGGTGCACAATTACTAACAGAAACAGGATATGAAATATCACCCGAAGAATTAAGTGAACGCTACGCAGGACTTATTTTTCGTGATATTCTTCAAAAAGTCGAACAGGAAACAAAAAAACCAATTTCTGCTCGCCTTATAGAGCAAATGTCAAACCTTTTTCGTGCACAAATAACAACCAAATTACGTGCCATTGATGGTATAAGAAAAGCAATAGAAACTATTAAACTTCAATACCCCTATTGTATCTGCTCTAATGCAATGAGTGCAGATATAAAACAGATGCTTATCACCGTTAATCTTTATGATCTTTTTGAAAATAAAATATTTTCTGCACTCGAAGTTGGAACTCAAAAACCAAAACCTGCACCCGATATTTTTCTTTTTGCTGCACAAAAATTATGCGTACAACCAAAAAATGTTATTGTTATAGAAGATTCTATTCATGGTGTACATGCAGCAAAAGCAGCGGGGATGCGCGTTATTGGTTTTACAGGAGGATCGCACAGTTATCTTAACCACTCTAATGCTCTTACAGATTCTGGAGCTGAAACAGTGATTACTAAACATGCACATTTACCGAAAGTTTTAGAAGCAATGGCAATATGGCAAGATTTATAA
- a CDS encoding DUF721 domain-containing protein, which yields MSKTSQKHHFYSLSKTVSSMLDPILRRRTGLNMALIEHWSQIVGYDIAKATTPLKIIWKRRANQDEIFKPATLVIACEGFTALKLIHETTELIQRINGFFGYVAINRIKIEQKQVSTLTEQLRIQLTVNEKNKQHVKKMLECVEDENLRQSLYELGCCIFAEKNNK from the coding sequence ATGAGTAAGACATCTCAAAAGCACCATTTTTATTCTCTTTCTAAAACAGTGTCCAGTATGCTTGATCCGATTTTACGCAGACGCACAGGACTTAATATGGCGCTTATAGAACACTGGTCACAGATTGTGGGATACGATATTGCTAAAGCTACAACACCACTCAAAATTATTTGGAAACGTCGTGCAAATCAAGATGAAATTTTTAAACCAGCAACACTTGTCATAGCATGTGAAGGATTTACTGCGTTGAAATTGATCCATGAAACAACTGAATTGATTCAGCGAATTAATGGTTTCTTTGGGTATGTTGCTATTAACCGTATTAAGATAGAACAAAAGCAAGTATCAACTCTTACTGAGCAATTAAGAATACAGCTAACTGTGAATGAAAAAAATAAACAACACGTGAAAAAAATGCTTGAGTGTGTTGAAGATGAAAATCTCCGTCAATCGCTTTATGAACTTGGATGTTGCATTTTTGCAGAAAAAAATAATAAATAA
- a CDS encoding site-specific DNA-methyltransferase has product MTVVQFQKDLVCTSLQTQWCNKILKGDCIAMLEKLPKHSVDMIFADPPYNLQLKNALYRPDHSRVDAVNDAWDQFESFTAYDAFTRAWLLACRRVLKPNGTLWVIGSYHNIFRVGTALQDLGFWLLNDIIWRKSNPMPNFRGRRFQNAHETLIWAVRDQKDKKYTFNYKALKAANEDVQMRSDWLFPLCTGAERLKDEIGCKLHPTQKPQTLLARIIMASSKPGDIILDPFFGSGTTGAVAKLLGRNFVGIEREQSYIDAARERIAMVKPLAELELTVLENKKVEPRVAFINLLEAGLLHPGMILYDRKKRVSAVIKADGTIMCGGEAGSIHMMGRKAQDSQSCNGWTFWYYEEDGQLKSIDDLRMIIRSQMLKTGIM; this is encoded by the coding sequence ATGACAGTTGTTCAGTTTCAAAAAGATCTGGTTTGTACATCTTTACAGACACAGTGGTGCAATAAAATCCTCAAGGGTGATTGTATTGCAATGCTGGAAAAGCTTCCTAAACATTCGGTTGATATGATTTTTGCAGATCCACCTTATAATTTACAGTTAAAAAATGCATTATATCGCCCAGATCATTCACGCGTTGATGCGGTTAATGATGCATGGGATCAATTTGAAAGTTTTACTGCTTATGATGCTTTTACGCGTGCATGGTTATTAGCTTGCCGTCGCGTATTAAAACCTAATGGGACACTTTGGGTTATAGGTTCTTATCATAATATTTTCCGGGTTGGCACAGCATTACAGGATTTAGGTTTTTGGTTGCTCAATGATATCATTTGGCGCAAAAGCAATCCTATGCCTAATTTTCGTGGGCGCCGCTTTCAAAATGCCCATGAGACTCTTATTTGGGCTGTACGTGATCAAAAAGATAAGAAATATACATTTAATTATAAGGCGTTAAAGGCTGCCAATGAAGATGTACAGATGCGTTCAGATTGGCTTTTTCCTCTCTGTACAGGTGCTGAGCGTTTAAAAGATGAAATAGGATGCAAATTACATCCAACACAAAAGCCGCAAACATTATTAGCACGTATTATTATGGCTTCTAGCAAGCCAGGAGATATTATTCTTGATCCGTTTTTTGGTTCGGGAACAACAGGAGCTGTTGCCAAACTTTTAGGGCGTAATTTTGTAGGTATCGAACGCGAGCAAAGCTATATTGATGCAGCGCGTGAGAGGATTGCTATGGTTAAGCCCCTAGCTGAATTGGAATTAACGGTTTTAGAAAATAAGAAAGTAGAACCACGTGTGGCGTTTATTAATTTACTTGAAGCAGGTTTATTACATCCTGGAATGATTCTTTATGACCGGAAAAAACGAGTATCTGCTGTTATAAAAGCTGATGGTACTATTATGTGTGGTGGTGAAGCTGGCTCTATTCATATGATGGGAAGAAAAGCTCAAGATTCGCAAAGTTGTAATGGCTGGACATTTTGGTATTATGAAGAAGATGGTCAGTTGAAATCAATTGATGATTTAAGAATGATAATTCGTTCACAAATGTTAAAAACTGGCATTATGTAA
- the thrC gene encoding threonine synthase translates to MKYISTRGEAPALNFTDTIMTGLASDGGLYLPEKFPQFSPDALRALRGQSYATIAKTILWPFVDNEIERITFENIITESYAVFRHPAVCPLRQTGPNEFILELFHGPTLAFKDVAMQFLSRLMDYILTKKNKRATIIGATSGDTGGAAIQAFAERQHSDIFILFPKGHISSVQQRQITTNHSANVHAIAIQGNFDNCQALVKAMFNDHNFRQKTALSGINSINWARIMAQIVYYFSSALSLGAPDRSVSFTVPTGNFGDIFAGYVAARMGLPIAQLIIATNDNDILTRTLTSGVYEIRPTIHTTSPSMDIQVSSNFERLLFESCNRDPVWICNAMENLNQSGRFNLDKKQLKNIRALFSAGKSSVTETAQIINNIYKESGHLVDPHTAVALKVAREQKQSPIPMIVLATAHPAKFPDAIQSACGINAPWPSCINDLMQHEEHFTTLANDEKIVKDYISLKSRTSH, encoded by the coding sequence ATGAAATATATCAGTACAAGAGGTGAGGCTCCTGCTTTAAACTTTACTGACACAATTATGACCGGTCTAGCTAGTGATGGCGGTCTTTATCTTCCAGAAAAATTCCCTCAATTTTCACCTGATGCATTACGAGCGCTGCGTGGTCAATCTTATGCTACAATTGCTAAAACTATTCTTTGGCCTTTTGTAGACAATGAGATTGAACGCATAACTTTTGAAAATATAATTACTGAATCTTACGCTGTCTTCCGTCATCCAGCAGTCTGCCCATTACGGCAAACCGGCCCCAATGAGTTTATTCTCGAACTTTTCCACGGTCCGACTTTAGCATTTAAAGACGTTGCAATGCAATTTCTTTCTAGACTTATGGATTACATTCTGACTAAAAAAAATAAACGTGCAACAATTATTGGTGCTACATCAGGTGATACAGGTGGTGCTGCAATCCAAGCCTTCGCGGAAAGACAACACTCAGATATTTTTATTTTATTTCCTAAAGGGCACATATCATCAGTTCAGCAACGGCAAATAACCACTAACCACAGTGCTAATGTTCATGCTATAGCTATTCAAGGCAATTTTGACAACTGCCAAGCACTCGTTAAAGCAATGTTTAATGATCATAATTTTCGTCAAAAAACAGCGCTCTCAGGAATCAACTCTATAAACTGGGCGCGTATCATGGCGCAAATCGTTTATTATTTCTCATCCGCACTTTCTCTTGGTGCGCCCGATAGATCTGTTTCATTTACTGTTCCCACCGGAAACTTCGGTGATATCTTTGCAGGTTATGTTGCTGCCCGTATGGGGTTACCTATTGCACAACTAATCATTGCAACAAATGACAACGATATTCTCACACGTACATTAACTAGTGGTGTTTACGAAATACGTCCTACAATACATACCACATCTCCTTCGATGGACATTCAAGTCTCTTCTAACTTTGAACGCTTATTATTTGAAAGTTGCAATCGTGATCCAGTATGGATTTGTAATGCAATGGAAAATCTGAACCAATCAGGCCGGTTTAACCTCGATAAAAAACAGCTTAAAAATATTCGCGCTTTGTTTTCTGCCGGAAAAAGTAGTGTAACTGAAACGGCACAAATAATTAACAATATATATAAAGAAAGTGGTCATCTAGTTGATCCACACACAGCAGTTGCACTTAAAGTAGCCCGAGAACAAAAGCAATCACCTATTCCAATGATCGTCCTTGCTACTGCTCACCCTGCTAAATTTCCTGATGCTATCCAAAGCGCTTGCGGTATTAATGCACCATGGCCATCTTGTATAAATGATTTAATGCAGCACGAAGAGCACTTTACAACTCTTGCTAATGATGAAAAAATAGTAAAAGATTATATCTCTTTAAAATCGCGCACATCGCATTAG
- a CDS encoding DsbA family protein produces MINYRSSLFYMVILVSAITAQINTTAALASKVKPVATVDMVKLLQRSKDRVEGDINAPVTIVEYASITCGHCADFYNNVLPKIRKKYIKTGKVKLIFREFAFDPRATAGFMLARCAPEDRYFSLIEVLFQKQSEWVWVEDSLTPLKKISSLAGFTDESFEACLKDQSVLDEVNASFEHGKEFGVTATPTFFINGNKYEGLMSEEDFFSIIDSFL; encoded by the coding sequence ATGATAAATTATCGTTCTTCTTTATTTTACATGGTGATTTTAGTCTCGGCTATAACTGCGCAGATTAATACAACTGCAGCCTTAGCTAGTAAAGTTAAACCAGTTGCAACTGTTGATATGGTTAAGCTTCTTCAGCGGAGTAAGGATAGAGTTGAAGGTGATATTAATGCACCAGTGACTATTGTTGAATATGCTTCAATTACCTGTGGTCATTGTGCTGATTTTTATAATAATGTACTTCCCAAAATTCGGAAAAAATATATCAAAACGGGCAAAGTAAAGCTTATTTTTCGAGAGTTTGCTTTTGATCCTCGGGCAACGGCAGGCTTTATGTTGGCACGGTGTGCGCCGGAAGATCGCTATTTCTCTTTGATAGAAGTTTTGTTTCAAAAACAGAGTGAGTGGGTTTGGGTAGAAGATTCTTTAACACCATTAAAGAAAATTAGCTCACTAGCTGGTTTTACAGATGAGAGCTTTGAAGCTTGCTTAAAAGATCAGTCTGTTTTAGATGAAGTGAATGCATCTTTTGAGCATGGGAAAGAATTTGGTGTTACAGCGACGCCTACCTTTTTCATTAATGGTAATAAGTATGAAGGTTTAATGTCAGAGGAAGATTTTTTCTCAATCATTGATAGTTTTCTTTGA
- a CDS encoding EAL domain-containing protein, translating into MKSLCQIINIIIVIIISSFFQLTLAQAIEPIKISPQDTAIDLSKAIEIHHTNNPIFQTSTAPGPDGIVWRIEVQANNENFSGSWAVFALANPTDEQIDRLIVAPHYRIANSGLFWPDLGSTRIQSITPNEGFSLDRQASTNSDIFRITLNPGAVITFVAELNSANLPKIYLWKPEAYKDTINSYTLYHGILLGISGLLALLLTVLFVVRGTGLFPATAAVAWAILFYIGIDFNFLNKLFAITPTIEPIWRASTEIALAATLFIFLFTYLCLNRWHYHFSYGAIIWIIALCGLGTLAIYDPTRAAGIARVSFGLTTILGIILISYFSIRRYDRAIMLIPTWLLISFWSIGAYACIEGYLDNDIIQPALAGGLVLIVLLISFIIMQQTFSHDSFYEGIFSDLEQQALAAKGAGNIIWDWDVERDRIVVHPDMTPLFGTEAQKLNGTMNDWISALHHDDREHFHAMLDIILKNKKGRIEQIFRLSCGGGHYHWFSLRASPAIVKKGGKVTRVIGTIINITNHKKAEERLLHNAIYDNLTGLPNKQIFLDRLQHYISLAKVNIKIKPTILMIDFDNFRQINHKLGIAVGDTVLLIIARRLSRLINTQDTLTRLFADRFAIILLSETKPQKIAAFVNHLHKTISAPISLAEKEISLSTSIGLVTWSECRLNAKDIFHDSELAMIQAKQKGGNDIVPFRPNFRASSFKHNNIEHDIHSAIKHKEVKILYHPIFNLSDGQIIGFEAIVEWHHPYHGNLNVNDFIKIVESEQITMDLAQFIIDNAITDLIKIKKKCAQQPFFISINLPSAEMIHPNFISQLRSTLLRNPLNKGHLMIEVSEFVLRKNPEQSAHFLEQIKALGMNLALDHFGTGYSSLAYLVRYPFDMVKLDRSFVSLDSPKKKLVLKSIINMATDLNLQIIAEGVEDEKVALFLRQEGCQYIQSTIITKPITAEELITLIQNQFSYKNKP; encoded by the coding sequence GTGAAAAGTTTGTGTCAGATAATCAATATTATCATTGTTATAATTATTAGCTCTTTTTTCCAACTCACATTAGCGCAAGCCATTGAACCAATTAAAATTTCTCCTCAAGATACAGCTATTGATCTATCAAAAGCAATTGAAATTCACCACACAAACAACCCCATTTTTCAAACAAGTACTGCACCAGGACCAGATGGTATTGTATGGCGTATCGAAGTGCAGGCTAACAATGAAAATTTTTCTGGAAGCTGGGCAGTATTTGCCCTGGCAAATCCAACAGATGAACAGATCGACCGCCTCATTGTTGCTCCTCATTATCGTATAGCTAACTCAGGTCTTTTTTGGCCAGATCTTGGATCAACACGTATTCAATCTATCACTCCAAATGAAGGTTTTTCTCTTGACCGTCAAGCTAGTACAAATTCAGATATTTTTCGTATTACACTCAATCCTGGTGCTGTCATCACATTTGTTGCAGAGCTTAACTCTGCCAATCTACCCAAAATCTATTTATGGAAACCTGAAGCCTATAAGGATACAATCAATTCCTATACGCTCTATCATGGTATCCTCCTTGGTATATCAGGTCTTTTAGCGCTCTTACTAACCGTTTTATTTGTTGTTCGTGGAACAGGTCTCTTCCCTGCAACGGCTGCTGTTGCTTGGGCAATTCTTTTCTACATTGGTATTGACTTTAATTTTTTGAATAAACTCTTTGCAATTACACCAACAATAGAACCAATCTGGCGTGCTAGTACAGAAATTGCACTTGCAGCAACACTTTTCATTTTCCTTTTCACCTATCTATGCCTGAACCGCTGGCACTATCATTTTAGCTACGGAGCAATCATATGGATTATAGCTCTTTGTGGCCTTGGAACACTTGCTATTTATGATCCAACCAGAGCAGCCGGCATCGCTCGTGTATCATTTGGTCTTACCACTATACTTGGTATTATCTTAATCAGTTATTTTTCAATCCGCCGCTATGATCGCGCAATCATGCTTATTCCAACATGGTTGCTCATCAGCTTCTGGTCTATTGGAGCTTATGCTTGCATAGAAGGATATTTAGATAACGATATTATTCAACCAGCTCTAGCGGGAGGGTTGGTGCTTATTGTTCTTCTTATCAGCTTTATCATTATGCAACAAACTTTTTCTCATGACTCTTTTTATGAAGGAATTTTTTCTGATCTTGAACAACAAGCGCTTGCAGCAAAAGGAGCTGGGAATATCATTTGGGATTGGGATGTTGAACGTGATCGTATTGTTGTTCATCCGGACATGACACCCCTCTTTGGTACTGAAGCACAAAAACTAAATGGTACTATGAATGACTGGATTTCAGCCTTGCACCATGATGATCGTGAACACTTTCATGCAATGCTAGATATCATTCTTAAAAATAAAAAGGGACGCATTGAGCAAATTTTTCGACTTTCTTGCGGTGGTGGTCATTATCATTGGTTTTCGCTTCGCGCGAGTCCAGCCATTGTAAAAAAAGGTGGAAAAGTTACCCGTGTGATTGGAACCATTATTAATATTACAAACCACAAAAAAGCCGAAGAGCGTTTACTGCATAATGCAATTTACGACAACTTAACTGGACTTCCTAACAAACAAATTTTTTTGGATAGATTACAGCATTATATCTCTCTTGCTAAAGTAAATATAAAAATTAAACCAACTATTTTGATGATTGATTTCGACAATTTCCGTCAAATTAATCACAAGTTAGGTATAGCTGTTGGCGACACCGTACTTTTGATTATCGCACGGCGTTTGAGCCGCCTTATTAACACTCAAGACACCTTAACCCGTCTTTTTGCTGATCGTTTTGCAATTATTTTACTTAGTGAAACTAAACCACAAAAAATTGCAGCATTTGTGAATCATTTGCACAAAACAATTTCAGCGCCTATTTCACTTGCAGAAAAAGAAATATCGTTATCAACGTCAATTGGGCTTGTTACATGGAGTGAGTGTAGATTAAATGCTAAAGATATTTTTCATGATAGTGAATTGGCAATGATCCAAGCAAAACAAAAAGGTGGTAATGATATTGTACCTTTTCGCCCCAATTTTCGTGCTTCAAGCTTTAAACATAACAACATTGAACATGATATTCATTCTGCCATAAAACATAAGGAAGTAAAAATTCTCTACCATCCTATTTTTAATCTATCAGATGGACAAATTATAGGTTTTGAAGCGATCGTAGAATGGCATCATCCATATCATGGAAATTTAAATGTCAATGATTTTATTAAAATCGTAGAAAGCGAACAGATCACTATGGATCTGGCACAATTTATTATTGATAACGCTATTACTGATCTTATCAAAATAAAAAAGAAATGTGCTCAACAACCGTTTTTCATTTCAATCAATTTACCAAGTGCAGAAATGATTCATCCTAACTTTATAAGTCAATTGCGCTCTACCCTTCTTCGCAATCCACTTAATAAAGGGCACTTGATGATAGAGGTATCAGAATTTGTTTTGAGAAAAAATCCTGAACAATCAGCTCATTTCCTTGAGCAGATTAAAGCGTTAGGAATGAATCTAGCATTAGACCATTTTGGAACAGGCTATTCGTCACTTGCTTATCTCGTTCGTTATCCATTTGACATGGTTAAATTAGACCGCTCATTTGTCTCTCTCGATTCACCTAAGAAAAAACTTGTTCTCAAATCAATTATCAATATGGCTACTGATCTTAATTTACAGATTATTGCAGAAGGTGTTGAAGATGAAAAAGTGGCCCTCTTCCTACGTCAAGAAGGTTGCCAATATATTCAAAGTACAATTATTACTAAACCAATCACTGCCGAAGAATTAATTACTCTTATTCAAAACCAATTTTCCTATAAAAATAAACCATAG
- the mutY gene encoding A/G-specific adenine glycosylase translates to MHEISSRLLSWYDQNHRHLPWRITPKEQMEGIRPDPYKVWLSEIMLQQTTVETVKPYFKKFLKLWPNLFSLSQASQDDIMKAWAGLGYYSRARNLKNCAHQLVKSYKGEFPKSVKTLRTLPGIGDYTAAAIAAIAFGHPVAVVDGNVERIITRLFAITSVLPKAKSEIKEKTQKITDLNRPGDFAQAMMDLGATICTPRRPSCLLCPLQNLCKAKKMNTTEAFPVKAPKKARPFKTGVAFVVLNKNKQIYLEKQQSNRLLNGMAQIPNYIGTNGINELQNAPFPANWQFKGQVTHIFTHFSLRLDVYCVDNISKTKLKNGWWCDVHHLSKEALPTVMKKAISVAIPNSFKLK, encoded by the coding sequence ATGCATGAAATTTCTTCACGCCTTCTTTCTTGGTACGATCAAAACCATCGGCATTTGCCATGGCGTATTACCCCCAAAGAACAAATGGAAGGTATTCGCCCTGATCCTTATAAAGTTTGGCTATCTGAAATTATGCTTCAACAAACAACTGTTGAAACCGTTAAACCTTATTTTAAAAAATTTCTAAAGCTCTGGCCTAATCTCTTTTCCCTATCACAAGCATCACAAGATGATATTATGAAAGCGTGGGCTGGCCTTGGCTATTATTCGCGCGCACGCAACCTTAAGAATTGTGCTCATCAACTCGTTAAAAGCTATAAAGGTGAATTTCCAAAGTCTGTGAAAACATTACGTACCTTACCCGGTATTGGAGACTATACTGCAGCAGCTATTGCTGCAATTGCTTTTGGACACCCCGTGGCTGTTGTTGATGGTAATGTTGAACGCATTATAACTCGTTTATTCGCTATTACTTCAGTATTACCTAAAGCAAAATCTGAAATAAAAGAAAAAACTCAAAAAATTACTGATTTAAACCGTCCTGGTGACTTTGCTCAAGCCATGATGGATTTAGGTGCAACAATTTGCACACCGCGTAGACCATCTTGTTTACTGTGTCCTCTTCAAAATCTGTGCAAAGCAAAGAAGATGAATACAACAGAAGCCTTTCCAGTTAAAGCCCCTAAAAAAGCACGACCCTTTAAAACTGGCGTGGCCTTTGTAGTGCTCAATAAAAACAAGCAAATTTACTTAGAAAAACAACAGAGTAATCGACTACTTAATGGAATGGCCCAAATACCCAATTATATTGGAACAAACGGTATAAATGAGCTCCAAAATGCACCTTTTCCTGCCAATTGGCAATTTAAAGGACAAGTTACACATATTTTTACCCATTTTTCTCTGAGACTTGATGTCTATTGTGTTGACAATATTAGCAAAACGAAACTGAAAAATGGCTGGTGGTGTGACGTCCATCATCTTTCCAAAGAAGCACTTCCTACTGTTATGAAAAAAGCTATTTCTGTAGCAATCCCCAATTCTTTTAAACTAAAATAG